In Oryza brachyantha chromosome 2, ObraRS2, whole genome shotgun sequence, a single window of DNA contains:
- the LOC102714262 gene encoding probable WRKY transcription factor 12 — translation MHTCMEGGGQLGTCLPNFFLLPDHHSMPLPPPLQLPCHPKLLQMPFDEEDDQPGIHGVMLSSDHCGLYPLPALPLGNSGAAAATATIALGKSTAAAGSMPNIGGAEEVATSVTKAGNESTTCNGSNTWWRGTTMAAMGEKGKMKIRRKMREPRFCFQTRSEVDVLDDGYKWRKYGQKVVKNSLHPRSYFRCTHSNCRVKKRVERLSTDCRMVITTYEGRHTHSPCDDTASGEHTNCFSSF, via the exons atgCATACTTGCATGGAAGGAGGTGGCCAATTGGGGACTTGTCTTCcgaatttctttcttttgccaGATCACCATAGTatgcctcttcctcctccacttCAACTACCGTGCCATCCTAAGCTACTCCAGATGCCATTCGACGAAGAGGACGATCAGCCAGGAATCCATGGCGTGATGCTCTCTTCCGACCACTGTGGGCTGTACCCTCTGCCGGCGCTTCCGTTAGGcaactccggcgccgccgccgccaccgcaaccatCGCATTAGGGAAGAgtactgccgccgccggctccatGCCCAATATTGGCGGAGCTGAGGAG gtgGCCACCTCTGTAACCAAAGCAGGAAATGAGAGCACTACATGCAATGGCTCCAAtacatg GTGGAGGGGCACGACGATGGCGGCGATGGGGGAGAAGGGGAAGATGAAGATCAGGAGGAAGATGAGGGAGCCGAGGTTCTGCTTCCAGACCAGAAGTGAAGTGGATGTGCTGGATGATGGTTACAAGTGGAGAAAGTACGGCCAGAAGGTTGTGAAGAATAGTCTCCATCCTAG gaGCTACTTCAGGTGCACGCACAGCAACTGCCGCGTGAAGAAGCGGGTGGAGCGGCTGTCGACGGACTGCCGCATGGTGATCACCACCTACGAGGGCCGCCACACGCACTCCCCCTGCGACGACACCGCCTCCGGCGAGCACACCAACTGCTTCAGCTCCTTCTGA
- the LOC102703940 gene encoding cyclin-P4-1-like encodes MAEGEGTGTGLVESARGRHDMPRVVAALAGILERVAERNDAAPEEPAAAPASAFRATTKPGISVRAYAARIARFAGCSPACYVVAYIYLDRLLRRGRCLALAVDSYSVHRLLITAVLSAVKFMDDICYNNAYFAKVGGISLAEMNYLEVDFLFGLGFDLNVTPETFGDYCAVLQSEMLISGGAGAPPAAAPAAPPRLHYCCLSEDDAGSSSLREAAPMEAS; translated from the exons ATGGCCGAGGGCGAGGGCACGGGCACGGGGCTGGTCGAGAGCGCCCGCGGCCGCCACGACATGCCGCGGGTGGtggccgccctcgccggcaTCCTGGAGCGCGTCGCGGAGCGCAACGACGCCGCGCCCGAggagccggccgccgcgccggcgtcggcgttcCGGGCGACGACCAAGCCCGGCATCTCGGTTCGCGCGTACGCGGCGCGCATCGCGCGGTTCGCCGGGTGCAGCCCGGCGTGCTACGTCGTCGCCTACATCTACCTCGACCGGCTCCTGCGCCGCGGCCGATgcctcgcgctcgccgtcgactCCTACAGCGTGCACCGGCTCCTCatcaccgccgtgctctccgCCGTCAAGTTCATGGATGACAT ATGCTACAACAACGCCTACTTCGCCAAGGTCGGGGGCATCAGCCTGGCGGAGATGAACTACCTCGAGGTGGACTTCCTGTTCGGCCTCGGCTTCGACCTGAACGTGACGCCGGAGACGTTCGGCGACTACTGCGCCGTGCTCCAGTCCGAGATGCTcatcagcggcggcgcgggggctcCTCCGGctgccgcccccgccgcgccgccgaggctGCACTACTGCTGCCTGTCCGAGGACGACGCCGGCAGCAGCTCTCTGCGTGAAGCGGCGCCCATGgaagcaagctag